A stretch of the Kushneria konosiri genome encodes the following:
- the ubiH gene encoding 2-octaprenyl-6-methoxyphenyl hydroxylase: protein MSETPVDIAIIGGGLVGASLAVALAPLIERDGLRVAVIEASELSANGAQPSFDERSSAIAYGSRAHFETMGIWSRLATRAAPIHDIEVSQRGAMGRTHLSCREVGTPSLGYVLPNAFLGQVLHERLSHMSIDWHCPARVEAIAPAVDGHRLILNNGRVLHAGLTVLADGGRSGLKASLGIGTDRHDYEQHALIANIETAREHHGWALERFTEEGAMALLPLRERRMALIWTRPPDIIETTLAMSDHDFLEALQSRLGTRLGRFQRVGTRHVYPLSMSRAREQSRPHLAVLGNAAHAIHPVAGQGFNLALRGVMDLSAAIEAALEAGRTPGEAMTMADFEQRRQSDRDLIMQASDTLVRLFELELPGISRARGAALGLFNLATPLKRALIRRAMGMARH from the coding sequence ATGAGCGAAACTCCGGTAGACATTGCCATTATCGGCGGCGGGCTGGTGGGTGCCAGCCTGGCCGTGGCGCTGGCGCCCCTGATCGAGCGTGACGGTCTTCGCGTGGCCGTGATCGAGGCCAGCGAGCTGAGTGCCAATGGTGCCCAGCCCAGCTTTGATGAACGCTCCAGCGCCATTGCCTACGGCTCCAGAGCCCACTTCGAGACCATGGGGATCTGGTCCCGACTGGCCACCCGTGCCGCGCCCATTCATGACATCGAAGTCAGCCAGCGCGGTGCGATGGGGCGCACCCATCTGTCGTGTCGGGAGGTGGGAACGCCGTCGCTGGGCTATGTGCTGCCCAATGCCTTTCTGGGGCAGGTCCTTCACGAGCGCCTGTCCCACATGTCGATCGACTGGCACTGCCCGGCCCGGGTAGAGGCCATTGCCCCGGCGGTGGACGGTCATCGTTTGATCCTGAACAACGGTCGTGTCCTGCACGCCGGGCTGACCGTGCTGGCCGATGGTGGGCGCTCCGGGCTCAAGGCATCGCTGGGGATCGGTACCGATCGACACGACTATGAGCAGCACGCCCTGATCGCCAATATCGAAACCGCCAGGGAGCACCACGGCTGGGCCCTTGAGCGCTTTACCGAGGAAGGGGCCATGGCACTGCTGCCGCTCAGGGAGCGTCGCATGGCCCTGATCTGGACCCGGCCACCGGACATCATCGAGACCACGCTGGCCATGAGCGATCACGATTTTCTCGAGGCGCTTCAGTCGCGTCTGGGAACGCGTCTGGGTCGTTTTCAGCGTGTGGGCACCCGCCATGTTTATCCCCTGTCGATGTCGCGCGCTCGCGAGCAGAGTCGCCCGCATCTGGCCGTGCTGGGCAACGCGGCGCATGCCATTCATCCGGTGGCCGGTCAGGGGTTCAATCTGGCGCTTCGTGGCGTCATGGATCTGAGTGCGGCCATCGAGGCGGCGCTTGAAGCCGGGCGAACACCGGGTGAGGCGATGACCATGGCGGACTTCGAGCAGCGTCGTCAGAGCGACCGGGATCTGATCATGCAGGCCAGCGACACGCTGGTGCGCCTCTTCGAGCTGGAACTGCCGGGGATCAGCAGGGCGCGCGGCGCGGCGCTGGGACTTTTCAATCTTGCCACGCCACTCAAGCGTGCCTTGATCCGCCGTGCCATGGGTATGGCACGACATTAG
- a CDS encoding UbiH/UbiF/VisC/COQ6 family ubiquinone biosynthesis hydroxylase, with amino-acid sequence MTLDTAPFDMAIVGAGLVGATLALALGQKGHRVALLDGGDLQTTWQADTIDARVSAITPASQQLLTTLGVWPGIAQRRLSPYDRMAVWDGEGTGHIDFSALEVGREVLGHIIENGVVRDALMDALVECDRVTLIPRARVTCLSEARHGTRHLTLEDGRTVETSLVVGADGAGSQIRALSGLGHREYATGQRAVVATVWHEHDHDATARQRFMSTGPLAFLPLSIDGHQKASSIVWSADAEFADELMAMTDEAFMRALELDFEHRLGRVERVSRRHDFPLIQRHARRYVDDSVALVGDAAHNIHPLAGQGVNLGLMDVAVLAEELDRARHRGAPVGDQRILSRYARRRRGDNTVMLMAMDAFRIGFGVGWPLVRVLRNQGLTATGRWPWARRLLIVQAMGQRSDLPRSMQSPTF; translated from the coding sequence ATGACGCTCGACACCGCACCGTTTGACATGGCCATCGTCGGCGCCGGGCTGGTGGGGGCCACGCTGGCGCTGGCGCTGGGACAAAAGGGCCATCGGGTCGCGCTGCTGGACGGTGGCGATCTTCAGACCACATGGCAGGCCGATACCATTGATGCTCGCGTCAGCGCCATTACACCCGCCTCGCAGCAGTTACTGACCACTCTGGGGGTCTGGCCGGGTATCGCCCAAAGACGCCTTTCGCCCTATGACCGGATGGCCGTCTGGGACGGGGAAGGCACCGGTCATATCGACTTTAGTGCCCTGGAGGTCGGCCGTGAGGTGCTTGGCCATATCATCGAAAATGGTGTGGTCCGCGATGCCCTGATGGACGCGCTTGTCGAGTGTGACAGGGTCACCCTCATACCGCGGGCTCGGGTCACCTGCCTTTCCGAGGCCAGACATGGCACGCGCCATCTCACGCTGGAGGATGGCCGTACCGTTGAGACCTCTCTGGTGGTCGGCGCGGATGGGGCCGGCTCTCAAATTCGGGCGCTGTCAGGGCTCGGTCACCGCGAATATGCCACCGGTCAGCGGGCCGTGGTCGCAACGGTATGGCACGAGCATGATCACGATGCCACGGCGCGACAGCGGTTCATGAGTACCGGACCGCTGGCCTTTTTGCCCCTGAGCATCGATGGCCATCAGAAGGCGTCGTCGATTGTCTGGTCGGCAGATGCCGAATTTGCCGATGAGCTGATGGCCATGACGGATGAGGCCTTCATGCGCGCGCTTGAGCTTGATTTTGAACACCGTCTGGGCCGTGTCGAGCGGGTTAGCCGGCGCCACGACTTCCCGCTGATTCAGCGCCACGCCAGACGCTATGTCGATGACAGCGTGGCGCTGGTGGGCGATGCCGCCCACAATATTCATCCGCTGGCCGGTCAGGGGGTCAACCTGGGGCTGATGGATGTGGCAGTGCTGGCCGAGGAGCTTGATCGTGCCAGACATCGCGGTGCGCCGGTGGGTGACCAGCGTATCCTGTCGCGCTATGCACGTCGTCGTCGTGGTGACAATACGGTCATGCTGATGGCCATGGATGCCTTTCGAATCGGCTTTGGCGTCGGCTGGCCGCTGGTGCGTGTGCTGCGCAATCAGGGGCTGACCGCCACCGGGCGATGGCCCTGGGCACGCCGGCTTCTGATCGTGCAGGCGATGGGCCAGCGCAGCGACCTGCCACGGAGCATGCAATCACCGACATTCTGA